One genomic segment of Naumovozyma castellii chromosome 7, complete genome includes these proteins:
- the NCAS0G03840 gene encoding uncharacterized protein — MYPRMHLFQMGKIRQREACRSFKEGWRFNDCYNFVVSKNQVLCDIFKDMSVYKRYEFPCPDCFRIQNNSERRSNEKDVPDYNEVLIIVGPWNENTLYFDTSFDVPDKEMETIVNKNGGYDTIKSIISNEASPKRSYPTKTKTTLRSDTHKYTNYKAEPFFQDFDYELPPLAITTGVLQTANSVITELWYNFYKRLKSVEGPILILEITDSSHLRRLILNTKAVFTNVLEPFPIDTSYRDTLERFPEYKFPRANIYRFRSYQSYEVDVDYGIMAAFQRLYELEVDSHTSVWNCLPCDSSLCFYFETESERVDPGLFILDSAHTPEDDPNAPPNRCQIRIFYFAEFINSAKFSSNCICLP; from the coding sequence ATGTACCCCAGAATGCACCTGTTCCAAATGGGAAAAATTAGACAACGTGAGGCATGTAGGTCTTTTAAAGAGGGATGGCGTTTTAACGATTGCTATAACTTTGTGGTTTCCAAAAACCAGGTTTTATGtgatatcttcaaagatatGTCTGTGTATAAAAGGTATGAGTTTCCTTGTCCAGATTGTTTCAGAATACAGAATAATTCCGAAAGAAGAAGTAATGAAAAAGATGTACCAGATTATAACGAAGTTTTGATTATTGTTGGCCCCTGGAATGAAAATACGTTGTACTTTGATACCAGTTTTGATGTACCTGATAAGGAAATGGAAACTATAGTCAATAAGAACGGCGGTTATGATACAATTAAGTCTATTATATCCAATGAAGCATCACCTAAGCGTTCATACCCCACCAAAACAAAAACTACACTTCGTTCAGACACACATAAATACACCAACTATAAAGCTGAGCcattttttcaagattttgaCTATGAACTACCCCCTCTTGCCATAACAACAGGTGTTTTGCAAACGGCAAATTCAGTAATAACTGAGTTATGGTACAACTTTTATAAAAGATTAAAATCGGTCGAGGGACCGATTTTAATCTTAGAGATTACTGACAGCTCACATCTAAGAAGGTTAATTCTCAATACCAAGGCGGTGTTTACGAATGTTTTAGAACCATTCCCCATAGATACTTCATACAGAGATACTTTAGAAAGATTTCCAGAGTATAAATTTCCACGTGCAAATATATACCGGTTTCGGTCGTATCAAAGTTATGAAGTTGATGTAGATTATGGAATAATGGCTGCCTTCCAAAGACTTTACGAACTAGAGGTTGACAGTCACACAAGTGTATGGAACTGCCTCCCCTgtgattcttcattatgtttttattttgaaacGGAAAGTGAAAGAGTTGATCCAGGTCTTTTCATCCTTGATTCCGCTCATACTCCCGAGGATGACCCCAATGCCCCCCCAAACCGCTGCCAAATTAGAATTTTCTACTTTGCTGAATTTATAAATTCAGCAAAATTTTCGAGTAACTGTATTTGTTTACCATGA
- the NCAS0G03850 gene encoding protein N-lysine methyltransferase family protein, translated as MDGIFGDFEGLVVPRPVEHLGNSDLSFGGKLRSPLKIHEDGGESGCGGKVWIAGELLCDFILEKSGTEDLLNKWPHDGERRFRNVLELGSGTGLVGLCVGLLEKNRFHKNIGVHITDIDQLVPLMQRNIELNGVSKEVVAEGLWWGEPLLESFAPSTVDNLPKTNVVDLILAADCVYLEDAFPLLERTLLDLTESETPPVILMSYRKRRKADKHFFNKIKKNFDVIEVKDFTKYEMYLKMRTHLFQLARRF; from the coding sequence ATGGACGGCATATTTGGTGATTTTGAAGGCTTGGTGGTACCGAGACCTGTAGAACATTTGGGGAACTCGGACCTTTCCTTTGGTGGGAAGTTGAGATCGCCGTTGAAGATCCACGAGGACGGTGGAGAGAGTGGGTGTGGTGGGAAGGTTTGGATCGCCGGTGAGCTGCTTTGTGACTTCATCCTGGAGAAGTCTGGCACTGAAGACCTACTGAACAAGTGGCCTCACGATGGAGAAAGACGTTTTAGAAACGTCCTGGAATTGGGGAGTGGGACAGGCCTCGTCGGACTGTGCGTGGGACTGCTAGAGAAGAATAGGTTCCATAAGAATATTGGCGTGCACATCACCGACATTGACCAGCTGGTGCCACTGATGCAAAGGAACATTGAGCTTAACGGTGTTTCCAAGGAAGTGGTTGCTGAGGGACTGTGGTGGGGTGAGCCCTTACTGGAGAGTTTTGCACCTTCCACAGTGGACAACCTGCCCAAGACCAATGTGGTAGATCTCATTCTTGCCGCCGATTGTGTCTACTTGGAGGACGCCTTCCCTCTTCTGGAAAGGACGTTGTTGGACCTGACAGAGTCAGAGACACCACCTGTCATCTTGATGTCGTATAGAAAGCGTCGAAAGGCCGACAAGCACTTCTTCAAcaagatcaagaagaacTTCGATGTTATCGAGGTGAAAGATTTTACCAAGTATGAGATGTACTTGAAGATGCGAACTCATCTGTTCCAGCTTGCCAGGAGATTTTAG
- the NCAS0G03860 gene encoding outer membrane protein assembly factor (ancestral locus Anc_2.304), producing MGQLEETAAQQQQLQLQQQQQDHIETILRENENIPIKIASVNITGAQDINPQTLQSHLDATIFKAKTLRELSGRTETLNRKLVQNGLVKDIRQGFDSLGIVDNEVTGSALNLVSHLQIVPINKFLAKTGTNVGNGEGDGYLEFQLRNPLGNGELFRFNVMKGTKIQSSYLFQASSLLTPFWNMNLDLFKNVTEPARNLPLELGVVGGKFAIRSGFIQSDSRWNYEFFTQSMLRSCTNTSLSASDSVLFQTGDDFKRTLGSTIIWDSRDSQIAPNRGQSLKWFNELSVGRYWKNQLELSHLKSWFDNDFVTMSCNFKTGYIHSLSSQSVHISDKFQSGGPNDIRSFQSMGLGPKDHMNSIGGDAFVSYGVSVFSRLPIEKWSASNFRLHGFINGGNLIDHNGQALTDCLAALSRQHSTSAGVGIILRHPMARFELNFSVPLTMHSGDDVRKGLQFGVGLSFL from the coding sequence ATGGGTCAATTGGAGGAAACAGCAGCTCAGCAGCAACAACTACAACtgcaacagcagcagcaggACCACATCGAAACAATCCTTCGAGAAAATGAGAACATACCCATCAAGATCGCATCGGTAAACATAACAGGCGCCCAAGACATAAATCCACAGACACTGCAGTCGCATCTGGATGCCACGATCTTCAAGGCAAAGACGTTGCGTGAGTTGTCCGGACGAACAGAAACACTGAATAGGAAATTGGTCCAGAATGGGCTGGTGAAAGATATTCGCCAGGGGTTTGACTCATTGGGGATAGTAGACAACGAAGTCACAGGATCCGCCCTTAATCTGGTCTCCCACTTGCAGATAGTACCTATCAACAAGTTTCTGGCAAAGACCGGTACCAACGTCGGCAATGGAGAGGGTGACGGTTATCTGGAGTTCCAGCTGAGGAATCCCCTGGGCAATGGAGAGTTGTTCCGTTTCAATGTCATGAAGGGCACCAAGATCCAGTCGTCGTACTTGTTCCAGGCCTCGAGTCTGCTAACCCCGTTCTGGAACATGAACCTGGACCTGTTTAAGAACGTTACCGAGCCTGCCAGGAATCTGCCGCTGGAGCTGGGTGTTGTCGGTGGCAAGTTTGCCATACGAAGTGGATTCATCCAGAGCGATAGCCGCTGGAACTACGAATTTTTCACTCAGAGTATGCTACGATCGTGCACTAATACCTCTCTGAGTGCGTCAGACTCCGTATTATTCCAGACAGGCGACGACTTCAAGAGGACCCTGGGGAGCACTATCATCTGGGATTCCAGAGACAGCCAAATTGCGCCCAATCGAGGACAGTCCCTCAAGTGGTTTAATGAGCTGTCGGTAGGGAGGTACTGGAAGAACCAGCTGGAATTATCTCATCTTAAGAGTTGGTTTGACAATGACTTTGTTACGATGAGTTGTAATTTCAAGACCGGATACATACATAGTTTATCCAGTCAGTCGGTCCATATCAGTGACAAGTTCCAGAGCGGTGGACCCAACGACATCCGAAGTTTCCAATCTATGGGGCTGGGCCCCAAGGATCACATGAACTCCATCGGTGGTGATGCGTTTGTGTCGTACGGTGTCAGCGTATTTTCACGCCTGCCCATCGAGAAGTGGTCGGCTTCGAACTTCAGATTGCATGGGTTTATTAACGGGGGGAACCTAATCGATCATAACGGACAGGCGTTGACTGACTGTCTTGCAGCTTTATCGAGGCAGCATTCTACTTCTGCGGGTGTTGGTATCATCTTGAGGCACCCGATGGCTAGGTTTGAGCTAAATTTCTCAGTTCCCTTGACGATGCATTCGGGAGATGATGTCCGCAAGGGCCTTCAATTTGGGGTGGGTCTCTCATTCTTGTAA
- the NCAS0G03870 gene encoding uncharacterized protein (ancestral locus Anc_2.283) translates to MSSSYSLVNSRSFGSNNWALKLQPLQHGNNGLLTSLSNGEVHYLDPSTLTTIQKYNISETSINDLQLINHNPTSSPLFTTATSNSVKIFDIHSTKEVATIHSQGNVPFPSLDSRHGLLACGTELKGVDAAIYIYDIRKWDQPVRSLVDSHHDDVTCLKWHPNDPNILLSGSTDGYTNVYDLSEAEEEDSLHQVINFASIHSCGWLSPRRIFTLSHMETFAIHELNDKSDTLKEPQPIDMGDVREKWGCDYVVDVYPGFIATGKSQERQGELKLIPLQDETIDLTNSIVIPGAHDDEVIRDVYIPSHDSVMMYTCGEDGNVKLWKNNNGPLNVPEQLWDYSKRVNMLEDTLLAPSEVVTAGEVKQSQEPDTKEKKHKKKKRDHKQRYKPY, encoded by the coding sequence ATGAGTAGCTCGTATTCACTCGTAAACTCCAGATCATTTGGTTCTAATAACTGGGCCTTGAAGTTACAACCGTTACAACACGGTAATAATGGTCTTCTAACAAGCTTAAGCAATGGTGAAGTCCATTACCTAGACCCATCCACCTTAACTACCAtacaaaaatataatatctCAGAGACATCAATAAATGATTTGCAATTGATAAATCACAATCCAACATCCAGTCCTTTATTCACGACGGCCACCTCAAACTCAGTAAAGATCTTTGATATACATTCCACAAAGGAGGTTGCCACCATACATAGCCAGGGAAACGTTCCATTTCCATCGTTAGATTCTCGTCACGGTCTTCTTGCATGTGGGACGGAATTGAAAGGGGTAGATGCCGCAATCTACATATATGACATTAGAAAATGGGACCAACCAGTGAGATCATTAGTAGATTCACATCATGACGATGTGACGTGTTTGAAATGGCACCCCAATGATCCAAATATCTTACTGAGTGGATCCACCGATGGATATACAAATGTCTATGATTTATCAGAGGCTGAGGAAGAGGACTCGTTGCATCAAGTTATAAATTTCGCATCCATTCATTCCTGTGGATGGTTATcaccaagaagaattttcaCTTTATCTCATATGGAAACTTTTGCCATCcatgaattgaatgataaaTCTGATACATTGAAGGAGCCACAGCCCATCGATATGGGTGATGTGAGGGAGAAATGGGGGTGTGATTATGTGGTAGACGTGTATCCAGGTTTCATTGCCACGGGCAAGTCTCAAGAACGTCAAGGTGAACTAAAACTAATACCTTTACAAGATGAAACTATTGATTTGACAAATTCCATTGTTATTCCAGGTGCtcatgatgatgaagtAATTAGAGATGTGTATATTCCAAGCCACGATTCAGTAATGATGTATACATGTGGTGAAGATGGGAATGTGAAGCTATggaagaataataatggacCATTGAACGTTCCTGAACAGTTGTGGGATTACTCAAAGAGAGTTAACATGCTGGAAGACACATTATTAGCGCCTAGTGAAGTTGTCACTGCAGGGGAGGTAAAACAAAGTCAAGAGCCCGACaccaaagagaaaaaacataaaaagaagaagagggaCCATAAACAACGTTATAAACCATATTAG
- the BDP1 gene encoding transcription factor TFIIIB subunit BDP1 (ancestral locus Anc_2.282) produces MSSIINKSGTRFTPKIRQRRTVTTTPTATPSPRVLPIEKEHEEAEGEEEEEEEERDRHKDGDSVDNENVADDLNGPTQVAATQEISPLQSSTQTNAPPGSPKSTSRLSVSQSTKKFRSGRLASLSKAGNASIFKSSFNEDAKASTAGVIQVGRRLSTIATSSSVLKKIKLNATIAENDATLQALKRRRMSSRTSISKKSGSVHRISILSKTQVSNGETLSSKPSSKSPTPTVNGVATATAIKKDSSDDLFQKTDDLYANYTIKNVKEIPRNIQDEDSERYLIDEEQFTIAELCKANLPIGKTSDNFVRAKLATKAKLDKRKQKREMRKRAREEFRSLNSLTKEEEDEEKENRKLAAEKLLNTDVPDSYRPHAAIQLKLSADGTLAVDEDSTVVDRHKNASLENAHKQKVDENPFENLYNSHTYGRNRYTDPWTIEELIKFYKSLSMWGTDFNLIAQLFPYRTRRQVKSKFISEEKKHPVMIELALRSKLPQNFDQYCTDIRKDIGTVNDFNEKMEELQKEHEENLKAIERAKETAKLEDQTQSQSQVNADGDGRVKRRGVVHNNKKKEVVLGTIDDFKKMQKRESGDEDESSDDEEEEEEEEDEEDAEKDEKPEK; encoded by the coding sequence ATGAGTAGTATTATTAACAAGAGTGGAACACGTTTTACACCCAAAATAAGACAGCGTCGTACTGTCACAACCACACCGACGGCTACTCCATCGCCCAGAGTTTTACCTATCGAGAAGGAACATGAAGAAGcagaaggagaagaagaagaagaagaagaagaaagggATAGACATAAGGATGGTGATTCAGTCGACAATGAAAATGTTGCTGATGATCTTAACGGACCTACACAAGTAGCAGCTACACAAGAAATTTCACCACTACAATCAAGTACACAGACCAATGCACCTCCAGGTTCTCCCAAATCAACTTCACGTTTATCAGTATCGCAATCAACTAAAAAATTTAGATCAGGGAGATTGGCATCGTTGAGTAAAGCGGGTAATgcttccattttcaaatctagTTTTAATGAGGATGCCAAAGCATCCACTGCTGGTGTTATTCAAGTGGGGAGAAGATTATCTACTATTGCTACTAGTAGTTCcgtattgaagaaaataaaattgaatgctACCATTGCAGAAAACGATGCCACTTTACAAGCTCTGAAAAGACGTAGGATGTCAAGTAGGACTtccatttcaaagaagtCAGGCTCTGTACATCGAATTAGTATTCTCTCTAAGACTCAAGTTTCCAATGGTGAAACTTTATCTTCCAAACCATCATCTAAATCCCCGACTCCGACAGTTAATGGTGTAGCGACGGCGACTGCGATTAAGAAGGATAGTTCTGATgatcttttccaaaagaCTGATGATTTATATGCCAATTATACTATTAAGAATGTAAAggaaattccaagaaatattCAAGATGAAGATTCGGAACGATATTTGATAGATGAGGAACAATTTACTATTGCTGAGTTATGTAAGGCCAATTTACCCATTGGTAAGACATCAGATAATTTTGTTCGTGCCAAATTGGCCACTAAGGCTAAATTGGATAAGAGGAAACAAAAAAGGGAGATGAGGAAGCGTGCTCGTGAAGAATTTAGgtctttaaattctttaactaaagaggaagaggatgaagagaaagagaatCGTAAATTGGCAGCagagaaattattaaacacAGATGTTCCTGATTCTTATAGACCACATGCAGCcattcaattaaaattaagTGCGGATGGTACTTTAGCGGTGGACGAGGATTCCACAGTGGTAGATCGACATAAGAATGCCAGTTTAGAGAATGCTCATAAGCAAAAAGTGGATGAGAAtccatttgaaaatttgtaCAATTCACACACGTATGGTAGAAATCGTTATACTGATCCTTGgaccattgaagaattgattaaattttataaatCATTATCCATGTGGGGGACtgattttaatttaattgcACAATTGTTCCCCTATAGAACGAGGAGACAAGTgaaatccaaatttattagtgaagaaaagaaacaTCCTGTGATGATTGAATTAGCTCTTCGATCTAAATTACCTCAAAATTTTGATCAATATTGTACTGATATTAGAAAGGATATTGGTACAGTGaatgattttaatgaaaagatgGAAGAATTACAGAAGGAGCACGAGGAGAATTTGAAAGCCATCGAACGTGCGAAGGAGACAGCCAAGTTGGAGGATCAAACACAGTCGCAATCGCAAGTTAATGCTGATGGTGATGGTAGGGTCAAGAGGCGCGGTGTTGTccataataataagaagaaagaggTTGTGTTGGGGACGATTGATGATTTCAAGAAGATGCAGAAGAGGGAGAGTggtgatgaggatgaaagtagtgatgatgaggaagaggaagaagaagaggaggaCGAGGAGGATGCTGAAAAGGACGAAAAACCTGAGAAATGA
- the GPI15 gene encoding phosphatidylinositol N-acetylglucosaminyltransferase GPI15 (ancestral locus Anc_2.281) → MPRITKKTHFHYTLITEKNNDSSYLKFTIIPTSYNVQWYLSCLLIGVVNLISWHYLRTRLLFQVIVACGSLGFCKRPTVESVTVFQDYGVQISHFNGYVVLPRRWNEKWFSKIVFYPRDKIVDVIINEGFEGSSVVFYLCLIVKGASKLTLLFPRTKPRLVDQKLIYQMLKREGV, encoded by the coding sequence ATGCCACGCATAACGAAAAAGACACACTTCCATTACACGCTCATCACCGAGAAAAACAATGATTCATCATACTTGAAGTTCACCATCATACCGACGTCATACAATGTGCAATGGTACCTGAGTTGCCTGCTCATCGGTGTCGTGAACTTGATCTCATGGCATTACCTTAGAACACGCCTACTGTTTCAAGTGATTGTGGCTTGTGGCTCTTTGGGGTTTTGTAAGAGGCCGACAGTGGAGAGTGTTACTGTTTTCCAAGATTATGGAGTGCAAATTTCACATTTTAATGGGTATGTTGTTTTGCCGCGTCGATGGAATGAAAAATGGTTTAGTAAGATTGTATTTTACCCTAGGGATAAGATTGTGgatgttattattaatgagGGGTTTGAAGGGTCGAGTGTAGTTTTTTATTTGTGTTTGATTGTGAAAGGTGCTAGTAAATTGACGTTGTTATTTCCTCGGACCAAACCACGGTTAGTGGatcaaaaattaatttatcaaatgttGAAGAGGGAGGGtgtataa
- the SGA1 gene encoding glucan 1,4-alpha-glucosidase (ancestral locus Anc_2.276): protein MPSTLTLLSVFLLGTLSTTYFNPFNYLSQDLQDLQPSLQNITIHDFHAGTGDHRKIKINLRPASPYSIPHENFTQWCHAQASIALDKILQNIANDNINDLSQRYNVSQGAVIASPSRSKPNYFYQWTRDAALVMNPLILNLFSSDEKVNGTIASTLLKYLNNSYALQQLDNPSGNGTKYQDLKGLGEPKWEVNSTPFMEHWGRPQNDGPALRALTSFHLLKQLRQHNMTFEDLLNQIEDGQLPFQNEQELFDKFIYYDLKFVMLYWKQDGFDLWEEVNGIHFFTALVQLKALDEALYFLSLHTETTVEQPSLVQSLQRTFDDLLQFMLTQGNFIDPNKNHIVETPNFHERSGLDIAVILASLYSHNTDNNSTLPFDVTDSGVLNTLYGLMRSMGMIYPINHQRANLKIGVALGRYPEDIYDGIGLSEGNPWFLATSSAAELLYKLIWNLQSNRKDLIIPLNDFNSQFWTIVFDGIAHEELQLHQSHPHDDIQLILPYDSPAFKQTLKLIFDLGESFLDKLREHVSKTGDMSEQFNKYTGFLQGATHLTWSYSSFWNCYHLRNKLIELMKY from the coding sequence ATGCCCTCCACGCTCACTCTCCTCTCGGTATTCCTGCTCGGAACACTCTCCACCACTTACTTCAACCCGTTCAACTACCTCTCGCAGGATCTACAAGATCTACAACCCTCCCTGCAAAACATAACCATCCACGACTTCCACGCCGGCACCGGAGACCACAGAAAGATAAAGATCAACCTGAGACCGGCCTCCCCCTACTCCATCCCGCATGAAAACTTCACGCAATGGTGTCACGCCCAGGCATCCATCGCCCTGGACAAAATACTGCAAAACATCGCAAACGACAACATTAACGATCTATCGCAACGCTATAACGTGTCACAGGGCGCCGTCATCGCGTCGCCCTCGCGCTCTAAGCCAAATTATTTCTATCAATGGACCAGGGATGCCGCGTTGGTCATGAACCCATTGATACTCAACTTGTTCTCGAGCGATGAGAAGGTTAATGGCACCATCGCGTCCACTCTCTTGAAATACTTGAATAATTCGTACGCTTTGCAACAATTGGATAATCCTTCAGGGAACGGCACCAAGTATCAGGATTTGAAAGGGTTGGGCGAACCCAAATGGGAAGTCAATAGTACCCCGTTTATGGAACATTGGGGCAGACCACAGAATGATGGACCTGCGTTAAGAGCATTGACCAGTTTCcatttattgaaacaattgcGTCAACATAATATGACGTTCGAGGATTTGTTAAACCAGATTGAAGACGGGCAATTGCCCTTCCAAAACGAACAAGAACtgtttgataaatttatttattacgatttgaaatttgtcATGTTGTATTGGAAACAAGACGGGTTTGACCTTTGGGAAGAGGTTAATGGTATCCATTTCTTTACCGCTTTGGTTCAATTGAAGGCATTAGATGAAGCTTTGTACTTCTTGTCCTTGCACACGGAAACAACAGTGGAACAACCCAGTTTAGTTCAATCATTACAAAGGACATTCGATGATTTGTTACAATTTATGCTCACTCAGGGGAACTTTATAGACCCAAATAAAAATCATATAGTGGAAACTCCAAATTTCCATGAAAGATCAGGATTAGATATCGCAGTTATACTTGCATCCCTGTATTCTCATAATACAGACAATAATTCCACACTGCCCTTCGATGTCACAGATTCAGGTGTATTGAACACTTTGTATGGATTAATGAGATCCATGGGCATGATTTATCCGATTAACCACCAAAGAgcaaatttgaaaattggtGTTGCCCTAGGACGCTACCCAGAAGATATTTATGATGGAATTGGTCTCTCAGAGGGTAATCCATGGTTCTTGGCCACCTCATCTGCAGctgaattattatataaattaatttggaatttaCAATCAAATCGTAAAGATTTAATTATAccattgaatgattttaattcaCAATTTTGGACAATCGTATTCGATGGTATAGCACATGAAGAATTACAATTACATCAATCACACCCACATGATGACATTCAACTAATTTTACCCTATGATTCACCCGCCTTTAAACAAACTTTAAAACTAATCTTTGACCTCGGTGAATCATTCTTGGATAAATTAAGAGAACATGTAAGCAAGACCGGTGACATGAGTgaacaatttaataaatacaCAGGGTTCTTACAAGGTGCAACACATTTAACTTGGTCATATAGttcattttggaattgttaccatttaagaaataaattaatcgaattgatgaaatattaa